From Plasmodium berghei strain NK65 ny genome assembly, organelle: plastid:apicoplast, a single genomic window includes:
- the rpl6 gene encoding apicoplast ribosomal protein L6 yields MLNYKKYIFFYNNNINKNNIYYYLVLDKKFFNYIYILYNKKNKNIINYRYILNNIYILFFNNNLFYLLNKIYKYSFYNIYSVNNNFKLILTVIGINYKFYYLKKYNILIFKLKYNHKIIIKLPNIVLCNIYINRNIIELYSYNLFILNSIGKLINSFQFINKYKELGIKLSN; encoded by the coding sequence ATGTTAAATTATAAAAAGTATATTTTTTTTTATAATAATAATATTAATAAAAATAATATTTATTATTATTTAGTTTTAGATAAAAAATTTTTTAATTATATATATATATTATATAATAAAAAAAATAAAAATATTATTAATTATAGATATATATTAAATAATATTTATATATTATTTTTTAATAATAATTTATTTTATTTATTAAATAAAATATATAAATATAGTTTTTATAATATTTATTCTGTTAATAATAATTTTAAATTAATTTTAACTGTTATAGGTATAAATTATAAATTTTATTATTTAAAAAAATATAATATTTTAATTTTTAAATTAAAATATAATCATAAAATTATAATTAAATTACCTAATATAGTATTATGTAATATTTATATTAATAGGAATATAATTGAATTGTATAGTTATAATTTGTTTATATTAAATTCTATAGGTAAATTAATAAATTCTTTTCAATTTATAAATAAATATAAGGAATTAGGTATTAAGTTAAGTAATTAA
- the rps8 gene encoding apicoplast ribosomal protein S8: MILRLLNKIKYNFKLNKNFILYKFNKIIYYLIILLYNYNYILKFYIIVINNRYYIFIILNKYKKIMYLKIYIRYNQLFYINYNKLISFIKLNKYFKGLLVIYSCKYKFITHILSLKYKIGGILICYIF; encoded by the coding sequence ATGATATTAAGATTATTAAATAAGATAAAATATAATTTTAAATTAAATAAAAATTTTATATTATATAAATTTAATAAAATTATTTATTATTTAATTATATTATTATATAATTATAATTATATATTAAAGTTTTATATTATTGTTATAAATAATAGATATTATATTTTTATAATTTTAAATAAATATAAAAAAATTATGTATTTAAAAATATATATTAGATATAATCAATTATTTTATATAAATTATAATAAATTAATATCTTTTATAAAATTAAATAAATATTTTAAAGGTTTATTAGTAATATATTCATGTAAGTATAAATTTATTACACATATATTATCATTAAAATATAAAATTGGTGGTATTTTAATATGTTATATTTTTTAA
- the rps7 gene encoding apicoplast ribosomal protein S17, which translates to MIVKIGYVIKRICDNIKIVCISYYKYSYIYKKLLLCNKYIKVYDKRNEIVINDYVLIKYYKKSKFCNNKIIKIL; encoded by the coding sequence ATGATAGTTAAAATAGGATATGTAATAAAAAGAATATGTGATAATATAAAAATAGTATGTATTTCTTATTATAAATATTCTTATATATATAAAAAATTATTATTATGTAATAAATATATAAAAGTTTATGATAAAAGAAATGAAATTGTAATAAATGATTATGTATTAATTAAATATTATAAAAAGAGTAAATTTTGTAATAATAAGATAATAAAAATTTTATGA
- the rpl16 gene encoding apicoplast ribosomal protein L16 has protein sequence MINNNIKKTQRGKIKGNFNLKFLKLYWGIISLTSGFITNKQFETSKFIINKYIKKVGIYNIYIQCIKSVTKKSLKTRMGAGKGPIELYVCKIKKGKLLFEISEVSEDIIYKITKILSYKLNFKLQYIRKIIK, from the coding sequence ATGATTAATAATAATATAAAAAAAACACAGAGAGGTAAAATAAAAGGTAATTTTAATTTAAAATTTTTGAAATTATATTGGGGTATAATATCTTTGACTTCTGGGTTTATAACTAATAAACAGTTTGAGACTTCTAAATTTATAATAAATAAATATATAAAGAAAGTAGGTATCTATAATATATATATACAATGTATAAAATCTGTTACTAAAAAATCTTTAAAAACTAGAATGGGTGCTGGTAAGGGTCCTATTGAGTTATATGTTTGTAAAATAAAAAAAGGAAAGTTATTATTTGAAATTAGTGAAGTTTCTGAGGATATTATTTATAAAATTACAAAAATATTATCATATAAATTAAATTTTAAATTACAATATATAAGAAAAATAATTAAATAA